From the genome of Virgibacillus siamensis, one region includes:
- a CDS encoding LutB/LldF family L-lactate oxidation iron-sulfur protein, whose amino-acid sequence MGIKISEAPYKERIQEGVENDFMRQAVTSAQGRFRDGRQKQADELGNWEDWRTLGEEIRTHTLENIDYYLQLLSENVSKRGGNVFFAETAEEANAYIQNVMKKKNAKKVVKSKSMVTEEIGMNEAIEEVGADVVESDLGEWILQLDEDPPSHIVAPAIHKNKEQIRETFANKKGYDKSDNPEELAGFAREQLRQEFLSADVGITGCNFAVAESGAVTLVTNEGNARMATGLPDTQISVMGMERIVPTWEELDVLVSLLTRAAVGQKLTSYVTSITGTRLEGETDGPEEYHLVIVDNGRSKILGTEFQSALHCIRCAACINVCPVYRHVGGHAYGSVYPGPIGAVLTPLLDGYEDHKELPYASSLCGACTEVCPVKIPLHEQLIRHRQIIVEEEGMAPVTEQIAMKGFAKWGSSPAAYKMSAAMARTAMKPFSRDENISKGPGPLSGWTANRDFPAPARQTFRSWYKKRSKEGSAK is encoded by the coding sequence TTGGGTATAAAAATTAGTGAAGCCCCATATAAAGAGCGGATTCAGGAAGGGGTCGAAAACGACTTTATGCGTCAGGCTGTAACCTCCGCGCAGGGACGCTTCAGGGACGGCCGGCAAAAGCAGGCAGATGAACTTGGAAATTGGGAAGACTGGCGCACACTGGGAGAGGAGATCCGTACCCACACGCTGGAAAATATCGATTATTATTTGCAGCTTTTAAGTGAAAATGTATCGAAACGCGGCGGGAATGTATTTTTTGCGGAAACAGCCGAAGAAGCGAATGCATACATTCAAAACGTGATGAAGAAAAAGAACGCCAAAAAAGTTGTGAAATCCAAATCAATGGTCACCGAAGAAATCGGCATGAATGAGGCAATTGAAGAAGTCGGCGCCGATGTTGTCGAATCGGACCTGGGCGAATGGATTCTGCAGCTGGATGAAGACCCGCCATCACATATCGTGGCGCCTGCCATTCATAAAAATAAAGAGCAGATCCGCGAAACATTTGCCAATAAAAAAGGGTACGATAAATCGGACAATCCGGAAGAACTGGCGGGATTTGCCCGCGAACAGCTGAGACAGGAATTTTTGTCCGCCGATGTTGGCATTACAGGCTGTAACTTTGCTGTTGCAGAGTCCGGTGCGGTGACGCTTGTTACAAATGAAGGGAATGCCCGCATGGCGACAGGCCTCCCGGACACGCAAATATCTGTGATGGGAATGGAGCGGATTGTGCCGACATGGGAAGAACTTGATGTTCTTGTCAGCCTGTTAACCCGCGCGGCGGTAGGACAAAAATTGACCAGCTATGTGACATCGATCACCGGAACGCGTCTGGAAGGCGAAACGGACGGACCTGAGGAATACCACCTTGTCATCGTGGACAACGGCCGCTCGAAAATTTTAGGAACGGAATTCCAATCAGCGCTCCACTGTATCCGTTGTGCCGCATGCATCAACGTATGCCCGGTGTACCGGCATGTCGGCGGACACGCGTATGGGTCTGTATATCCGGGTCCAATCGGTGCTGTCCTGACACCACTTTTAGACGGTTATGAGGACCATAAAGAATTGCCGTATGCATCATCACTGTGCGGCGCCTGTACCGAGGTTTGCCCGGTGAAAATTCCGCTGCATGAACAACTGATTCGCCACCGGCAGATTATTGTGGAAGAGGAAGGAATGGCACCTGTTACCGAGCAAATTGCCATGAAAGGTTTCGCCAAATGGGGATCAAGTCCGGCTGCCTACAAAATGAGTGCAGCAATGGCCCGCACTGCCATGAAACCTTTTTCAAGAGATGAAAACATTTCGAAAGGGCCGGGACCGTTAAGCGGCTGGACGGCAAATCGCGACTTCCCGGCACCAGCCCGGCAGACATTCCGGTCATGGTACAAAAAACGCAGCAAGGAGGGAAGTGCCAAATGA
- a CDS encoding (Fe-S)-binding protein: MKVSLFITCMCDIFTSNVGKDTVELLEKVGCEVDFPETQTCCGQPAFNSGYLEDAKESMKQMMKAFQFSDYVVGPSGSCVGMLHEYPKIFKGDIVWEEEAKKLAAKSYELTQFLVDVLGVTDVGSTFKGKVTYHPSCHMTRILGVKDAPMTLLNHVKGAELIELPVKEDCCGFGGTFAVKNSVISGEMVKEKSRHVSETGAEYLVGGDMACLMNIGGRMKREGKDVKIAHISEILNR, encoded by the coding sequence TTGAAAGTTTCATTGTTTATTACATGTATGTGCGATATCTTCACCTCAAACGTAGGAAAAGATACCGTTGAATTATTGGAGAAAGTCGGGTGTGAGGTGGACTTTCCGGAAACGCAGACATGCTGCGGGCAGCCGGCGTTCAACAGTGGTTATTTGGAAGATGCCAAGGAATCGATGAAACAAATGATGAAGGCATTTCAGTTTTCGGATTATGTCGTCGGTCCATCCGGTTCATGTGTCGGTATGCTGCATGAATATCCGAAAATTTTCAAAGGCGACATTGTCTGGGAAGAAGAAGCAAAAAAACTAGCAGCCAAATCATACGAGCTGACGCAGTTCTTGGTGGATGTCCTTGGTGTTACAGATGTAGGATCAACATTCAAAGGGAAAGTTACGTACCATCCATCATGCCATATGACAAGGATTCTCGGTGTGAAGGATGCTCCTATGACACTGTTAAATCATGTCAAAGGCGCTGAATTGATAGAGTTGCCGGTAAAAGAGGACTGCTGCGGATTCGGTGGAACGTTTGCCGTTAAAAACTCCGTCATCTCCGGTGAAATGGTCAAAGAAAAATCACGCCACGTTTCCGAAACAGGTGCGGAATATTTGGTCGGCGGTGACATGGCCTGTCTGATGAACATCGGCGGACGCATGAAACGGGAAGGCAAGGATGTCAAAATAGCTCACATATCGGAAATTTTAAATCGCTAA
- a CDS encoding FadR/GntR family transcriptional regulator — protein sequence MNIKPIKTRKIYEEISDSLIEMLKSGKLQPGDKLDSVEQLAKSYDVSRSAIREALSGLRAMGIVEMRQGEGTYIKEFDASRFSLPVATALIMKRDDIRELSEVRKILEVGSAALAAENHLESELEPIRQALQDMKDAKGRGDVGEKADFDFHLAIAKASHNKMLINLMGSVSDIMVESMRETRRLILYSEERSKQLFSEHELIYNAIKSGNSEGARQAMLNHLVRVDQVISEYIN from the coding sequence TTGAATATTAAACCGATTAAAACACGAAAAATCTATGAGGAAATTTCTGATTCATTAATAGAAATGCTGAAATCCGGAAAACTCCAGCCGGGCGATAAGCTGGATTCCGTGGAACAACTGGCGAAAAGCTATGATGTCAGCCGCTCGGCGATTCGCGAAGCATTAAGCGGACTGCGGGCTATGGGGATTGTGGAAATGCGGCAAGGCGAAGGCACGTATATAAAGGAATTTGACGCATCAAGATTTTCATTGCCTGTAGCAACTGCATTGATCATGAAGCGGGATGACATTCGGGAGTTATCCGAAGTGCGGAAAATATTGGAAGTTGGCTCGGCAGCACTTGCAGCGGAGAACCATTTGGAATCGGAACTGGAACCGATCAGACAGGCACTGCAGGATATGAAAGATGCAAAAGGCAGAGGGGACGTTGGGGAAAAGGCGGATTTTGATTTCCACCTTGCTATCGCGAAAGCTTCCCATAATAAAATGCTCATCAATCTGATGGGCAGTGTATCGGATATTATGGTGGAGTCGATGCGGGAGACCCGCCGTTTGATTCTCTATTCGGAAGAACGAAGCAAACAATTGTTCAGCGAGCACGAGCTGATATACAACGCAATCAAATCCGGCAATTCCGAAGGTGCCCGGCAAGCAATGCTGAATCATCTGGTCAGAGTGGATCAAGTCATTTCGGAATACATTAATTGA
- a CDS encoding L-lactate permease, giving the protein MLLLVALSAIIAPFIFLVIFRMPAIKGMFFSAIIIIILALFVWGMGGAIVTASVLQGIHKALTILLILFGAIVLLNTLRHTGAVDRINEGFRNISSDMRVQVIIVAFLFGALIEGAAGFGTPAAVTGPLMVALGFNPMAAAALALIADSSAVSFGAVGTPVQIGLSNIPGANLEFFNEIGVKITLIDLFGGTFIPLMLVIILTLFFSKKKSLSNVFELAPWALFIGIVYTGSALLFAVLFGQEFVAILASLTGLLVSTFTARKGFLMPKTVWKDALQDNFEIKSEKSEMSLVKAWSPYLIVVALLLITRIIDPIKEFTLTYVDLTWENILGFEGVTSGWEVLYSPGTVLVLAAVLAVIIQRKSFSNFAKASKESLQSIQTAGLALFSTLALVQVFTNSGMNANDLISMPQYIAEALAATFGSGWVFVAPFLGELGAFITGSDTVSTLTFSPIQYSVANQTGMNTQIILALLVIGGAAGNMICVHNVVAASTVVGLTGKEGDIIRKTLIPAIIYGLLAGLGGFIIMTIL; this is encoded by the coding sequence TTGTTATTGCTTGTGGCATTAAGTGCGATTATTGCACCATTCATCTTTCTGGTTATTTTTAGAATGCCGGCGATTAAAGGGATGTTTTTCAGTGCAATTATCATTATCATTTTGGCATTATTTGTCTGGGGAATGGGCGGCGCAATTGTAACCGCTTCAGTTTTGCAGGGTATACATAAGGCTTTAACGATTCTATTAATCTTGTTCGGGGCTATTGTCCTGCTCAACACATTGCGTCATACAGGAGCGGTTGACCGGATTAATGAAGGATTCCGTAATATTTCAAGTGATATGCGGGTTCAGGTCATCATTGTGGCGTTTCTGTTTGGCGCATTGATTGAAGGTGCGGCCGGATTTGGCACACCGGCTGCTGTAACCGGACCATTGATGGTGGCGCTTGGTTTTAATCCAATGGCAGCTGCCGCCTTGGCATTGATTGCCGATAGTTCAGCGGTATCTTTCGGTGCTGTGGGTACGCCGGTTCAAATCGGCCTCAGTAACATTCCCGGTGCGAATTTGGAATTCTTTAATGAAATTGGTGTAAAAATTACCCTGATTGATTTATTTGGGGGAACCTTTATACCGCTCATGCTGGTCATTATTTTAACGTTATTTTTCAGTAAGAAGAAAAGTCTATCGAACGTATTCGAACTGGCACCGTGGGCACTTTTCATCGGGATTGTCTACACTGGATCTGCGCTTTTATTCGCTGTATTGTTCGGACAGGAATTTGTCGCGATTTTGGCTTCGTTAACCGGGCTTTTGGTATCGACGTTCACTGCGAGAAAGGGATTTCTGATGCCTAAAACGGTTTGGAAAGATGCGTTGCAGGATAACTTTGAAATCAAATCAGAAAAATCCGAAATGAGTCTAGTCAAAGCCTGGTCACCATATCTTATCGTAGTGGCACTTCTGTTGATTACAAGAATTATTGATCCGATAAAAGAATTTACGCTGACATATGTGGATTTGACATGGGAAAACATTCTTGGATTTGAAGGCGTAACATCCGGCTGGGAAGTGTTGTATTCACCAGGTACCGTACTCGTTTTGGCTGCGGTATTAGCCGTTATCATCCAGCGAAAATCATTTTCAAATTTCGCCAAAGCATCCAAGGAATCGCTGCAATCCATACAAACTGCAGGTCTGGCCTTGTTTTCAACACTGGCACTGGTACAGGTGTTTACAAATTCCGGGATGAATGCGAATGATCTTATCAGCATGCCGCAATACATTGCCGAGGCACTGGCAGCAACATTCGGATCCGGCTGGGTCTTTGTAGCACCATTTTTAGGTGAACTGGGGGCATTTATTACAGGCAGTGATACTGTATCGACATTGACTTTTTCACCAATCCAGTACAGTGTTGCCAATCAGACGGGTATGAATACACAAATCATCCTTGCACTTCTGGTTATTGGCGGTGCGGCTGGCAATATGATTTGCGTGCATAATGTTGTCGCGGCTTCCACGGTTGTTGGTTTGACTGGTAAAGAAGGGGACATCATTCGCAAAACGTTAATCCCTGCAATTATTTACGGTTTACTGGCAGGATTGGGTGGTTTTATCATCATGACTATTTTATAA